The Selenomonas sp. AB3002 genome contains a region encoding:
- a CDS encoding fumarate hydratase — MRELDAKQITETVAQMCKEAAYYLPQDVYEGLKRGRETEKSPVGQNVLDQIIRNAEIARAEDRPYCQDTGMTIVFLKVGQDLHITGGNLEDAINEGIAKGYTEGYLRKSVVAEPLFNRKNTQNNTPGVIYTEIVPGDKLEITVAPKGFGSENKSGVKMLVPADGVEGVKKAVMDIILHASMNPCPPMVVGIGIGGTMDRAALLSKKALTRSIDQRNPMPEYAKLEEELLELINQTGIGPQLGGTTSALAVNIEWGPTHIAGLPVAVTICCHAMRHSHKVL, encoded by the coding sequence TTGCGAGAATTGGACGCAAAACAAATCACTGAAACCGTCGCACAGATGTGCAAGGAAGCAGCCTACTACCTGCCCCAGGATGTCTATGAAGGCCTCAAGCGCGGTCGCGAGACTGAGAAATCTCCCGTAGGCCAGAATGTGCTGGACCAGATCATCCGCAATGCAGAGATTGCAAGGGCAGAAGACAGGCCCTACTGCCAGGATACGGGCATGACCATTGTCTTCCTGAAGGTAGGACAGGACCTGCATATCACTGGCGGCAATCTGGAGGATGCCATCAACGAGGGTATCGCCAAGGGCTATACCGAGGGCTATCTCAGAAAATCAGTGGTGGCAGAGCCTCTCTTCAACCGCAAGAACACTCAGAATAATACGCCTGGTGTCATCTACACCGAGATTGTGCCCGGTGACAAGCTGGAGATCACTGTTGCTCCCAAGGGCTTCGGCTCTGAGAACAAGTCCGGCGTGAAGATGCTGGTACCTGCTGACGGCGTGGAAGGCGTAAAGAAGGCTGTCATGGACATCATCCTCCATGCCAGCATGAACCCCTGCCCGCCCATGGTGGTAGGCATCGGCATCGGCGGCACCATGGACCGTGCAGCCCTCCTGTCCAAGAAGGCACTCACCCGTTCCATCGACCAGCGCAACCCCATGCCTGAGTATGCCAAGCTGGAAGAGGAGCTTCTGGAGCTCATCAACCAGACGGGCATCGGCCCCCAGCTGGGCGGCACCACTTCCGCTCTGGCTGTGAACATCGAGTGGGGCCCCACTCACATCGCAGGCCTGCCGGTGGCAGTGACCATCTGCTGCCATGCTATGCGCCACAGCCACAAGGTACTTTGA
- a CDS encoding YfcE family phosphodiesterase has product MIIGLVSDSHGNTAAIDMMLAMPGINEVECWLHAGDFVVDAEYLEMASGKKVYKVAGNGDWPHSKDPEDLMVVLEGFHIMLTHGHEHGVRYGTEILAENALNMGADIAVYGHTHIADISPAGSDRLTILNPGSIGRPRDDSYGSFMLLELEKGREPQVRLLRLEDTDASMLY; this is encoded by the coding sequence GCCACGGCAATACCGCCGCCATTGATATGATGCTGGCCATGCCGGGGATAAATGAAGTGGAATGCTGGCTTCATGCCGGGGATTTTGTGGTGGATGCGGAATACCTTGAGATGGCTTCCGGCAAGAAAGTCTACAAGGTAGCCGGCAATGGGGACTGGCCTCACAGCAAGGACCCGGAGGATTTGATGGTGGTACTGGAAGGATTCCATATCATGCTCACCCACGGCCATGAGCACGGGGTGCGCTATGGTACGGAGATTCTGGCGGAAAATGCTCTCAATATGGGAGCGGACATTGCTGTCTACGGTCATACCCATATCGCAGATATCAGCCCGGCAGGCAGTGACCGCCTCACCATCCTTAATCCGGGCAGCATCGGCCGGCCGCGGGATGATTCCTACGGTTCTTTCATGTTGTTGGAATTGGAGAAGGGCAGGGAGCCCCAGGTAAGGCTGCTCCGCCTTGAAGATACAGATGCCAGCATGCTTTACTGA